TCGATGAAAAAGAGCATTTATTAAAACCAGGGATGACAGTAGTTGATTTAGGTGCGGCACCAGGTGGATGGACGCAGTATGTTACAGAAAAATTAAATGGACATGGTATTATTATTGCATTAGATATACTTCCAATGGATGCTTTGCCGGGCGTAAATTTTATTCAGGGCGATTTTCGTGAAGACTCAGTCCTTCAGGAATTGATAAATTTAGTACCGCAACACGGTGTGGACTTGCTTTTATCAGATATGGCCCCAAATATGAGTGGTACAGCGGCAGTAGATATTCCGCGAGCGATGTACTTAGCCGAGCTTGCTTTTGATTTTGCAAGTAAAATGCTAAAGCCAGGAGGAGCAATGCTAATAAAGGTTTTTCATGGGGCTGGATTTGACGAACTCATTAAACAAGCGCGTCTTAAGTTTAAGCGAGTTGTTGTTCGTAAGCCTTCAGCATCACGTTCTCGCTCTCGCGAAACCTATTTGCTGGCTAAGGACTATAATTTATAGTAACTTTGTAATATCTCTTACGAAGGAAGTTTGTTACGAATGCGTTCAGATTTTACAAAAAAAAGGTCTAAATTTGAACTTTTTCTTATCCGGAGTGAGCTGTTACACGTAACTTTATCGTTCTAACGTCGTAAAAATTACGTCACAAATGAGGTCAATGCTTTGAACGACATGGTAAAAAATTTATTTCT
The genomic region above belongs to Legionella micdadei and contains:
- the rlmE gene encoding 23S rRNA (uridine(2552)-2'-O)-methyltransferase RlmE, which translates into the protein MPRSKSSKRWLHEHFDDIYVKKAQAEGYRSRAVYKLKEIDEKEHLLKPGMTVVDLGAAPGGWTQYVTEKLNGHGIIIALDILPMDALPGVNFIQGDFREDSVLQELINLVPQHGVDLLLSDMAPNMSGTAAVDIPRAMYLAELAFDFASKMLKPGGAMLIKVFHGAGFDELIKQARLKFKRVVVRKPSASRSRSRETYLLAKDYNL